Within the Osmerus eperlanus chromosome 10, fOsmEpe2.1, whole genome shotgun sequence genome, the region ACATTATATTCATCTGTATTCCGTCTGTGCTCTACAGGTTATTGAGTTGGATTTCGACCAGCTTCCTGAGGGGGATGAAGTAATCAGTATCCTGAAACAGGAGCACACTCAGCTACACATATGGATCGCCCTGGCGGTGAGTTAACATGTAGTTCGTTTTACACACTTCAGCCTACCCTGTCCACATCCTTTCCTCCAGTCCGAAGCCACTTCTAGAGAAATAGCGGTGCATCTATACACAGTGTAGACATGACTGTATCTACCATCCTTTAAACGATAACTATCGACCCTCAGCTCGAGTACTACAAGCAGGGGAAAACGGAGGACTTTGTGAAGCTGCTGGAGGCAGCGCGTATCGATGGCAACCTGGATTACAGGGACCACGAGAAGGACCAGATGACCTGTCTGGACACGCTGGCTGCCTACTACGTCCAGCAGGCTCGCAAGGAGAAGAACAAGGATGCCAAGAAAGAGCTCATCACACAGGCCACCCTGCTCTACACCATGGCGGACAAGATCATCATGTATGACCAGGTGAGACGACAGCTGTAGGAAGATTGGTCAGGTTCATGCTGTTGTCGAAATCGTATCATGAGCAACCTGGCTGTTTGAtgacatgtttttgtttgtgtgacagAACCACTTGCTGGGTCGCGCCTGCTTCTGTCTCCTGGAGGGGGACAAGATGGACCAGGCCGACGCTCAGTTCCACTTTGTCCTGAATCAGTCCACCAATAACATCCCCGCTTTACTGGGTAGGCAGGATGCGGAGTGTCGCGTCGTAACCGTTTCCGCTGGGATCGTCCACTTTCATAACCGCGACAACGTTTCTGTCCACAGGTAAAGCCTGCATCTCCTTCAACAAAAAAGATTACAGAGGGGCTCTGGCCTACTACAAAAAGGCTTTACGTACAAACCCTGGATGTCCGGGTAAGCACATACTCCACAACAAGCATGTCAATCCATTAACGGCCCTTGTAGAGTTTCTGGTGCGTTATTTTTTCctctgacactctctctctgtctctgtctgtccagctgaggtgaggctggggatggGCCACTGCTTCGTGAAGCTGAACAAGCTGGAGAAGGCCCGCCTGGCGTTCGGCCGGGCTCTGGAGCTCAACTCCAAGTGTGTGGGCGCCCTGGTGGGCCTGGCCGTGCTGGAGCTCAACAGCAAGGAGGCCGACTCCATTAAGAACGGGGTGCAGCTCCTCTCCAGGGCCTACACCATCGACCCCAGCAACCCCATGGTGCTCAACCACTTGGCCAACCACTTTTTCTTCAAAAAGGTGCGTTTTCGGTGGCGCGTTCGGTCGCTTATTCGGGATCGTTGAACTTGTACCGGAGGATAACTTGACTCTTAACTCTCAACTCTAAATTTCAGGATTACAGCAAAGTGCAGCACCTGGCTCTCCATGCCTTCCACAACACAGAGGTGGAGGCCATGCAGGCGGAGAGCTGCTACCAGCTAGCCCGCTCCTTCCACGTCCAGGTAAGGCCTCGGGCCGCGGGCCTCTCAGCATTGTGTTTCTGAGCGGACCGAACCGTCACCCGTCTCCCTACCGGACTGTCCTCCAGGAGGACTACGACCAGGCCTTCCAGTACTACTACCAGGCCACCCAGTTTGCCTCGTCCACCTTCGTGCTGCCCTTCTTCGGCCTGGGCCAGATGTACGTGTACCGCAGAGACAAGGAGAATGCAGCCCAGTGCTTTGAGAAGGTGCTGAAGGCCTACCCCAACAACTACGAAACCATGAAGATCCTGGGTTCTCTCTATGCCACCTCCGATGaccaggagaagagagacataGCTAAAGTAAGCGTCGCAGCTATTTGAAAATGTCAATATCTGTGTGGACACATGAGATGATCTGCTGTTATTGCCATTGCATTCGCTACGGTGACTGACACACAGCTCTGGACAGTTTCACCACGGTaacgctgtgtctctctccatgtgtcTGCTGCGCAGGGCCACCTGAAGAAGGTGACAGAGCAGTATCCGGACGACGTGGAGGCGTGGATCGAGCTGGCTCAGATCCTGGAGCAGACGGACATCCAGGGGGCTCTGTCGGCCTACGGGACGGCCACCCGCATCCTGCAGGAGAAGGTCCAGGCCGACGTGCCCCCGGAGATCCTGAACAACCTGGGGGCTCTCCACTTCCGACTGGGCAACCTGGGGGAGGCCAAGGTAGGCCTGCTGCCCGGGGCCGATGGTCCTCACACCACCGTGACTCGTTTCCCTTAGCAGTGACCTAGCAATAGCGCTAACGTGGTTCGGTGTCGCCGCGGGATTGATCAtatatttacatgtagtcatttagcagacgctcttatccagagcgacttacagtaagtaaagggacattccccccgaggcgagtagggtgaagtgccttgcccaaggacacaacgtcatttttcacggccgggaatcggaccggcaaccttcagattactagcccgattccctaaccgcccaGCCATCTCACTCCCATTCATAAGTCTAccatctgtccccccccccccccccccccggatgtAGAAATACTTCCTGGCGTCCCTGGAGCGGGCCAAGGCCGAAGGCGAACACGACGAGCACTACTACAACGCCATCTCCGTCACCACCTCCTACAACCTGGCCCGCCTCTACGAGGCCATGTGCGAGTTCCAGGAGGCGGAGAAGCTCTACAAGAACATCCTGAGGGAGCATCCCAACTACGTGGACTGTGAGTGCCAGAGAGACGCCGCTGAGCGCCCACTCCCGTCGCTCCCTCTCCGGATGCTTTGTGCATTGTGagccttgacccccccccccggccgtgTTCCTGCAGGTTACCTGCGTCTAGGTGCGATGGCCCGCGACAAAGGGAACTTCTACGAAGCTTCCGACTGGTTCAAGGAGGCTCTGCAGATCAACCAGGTACCGCTCTCGTCTCACAGCAGGCCGCGTACCTCCGTCACCCAGGAGTggtcctacacccccccccccccccccctccaacgtcatgcatgctgtgtgtctctctctctctctctctgacaggacCACCCAGACGCCTGGTCCCTGATCGGGAACCTCCACTTGGCCAAGCAGGAGTGGGGGCCGGGCCAGAAGAAGTTTGAGCGCATCCTCAAGCAGCCGTCCACCCAGAACGACACCTACTCCATGCTGGCGCTGGGGAACGTGTGGCTGCAGACCCTGCACCAGCCCACCAGGGACCGCGAGAAGGTAGGCGGCCGGATGAcgggaggaggggtcagggtgcGTGTCGGCTCGCGGGGAAACGAGATGCGGATGACTCGCGCGTGCTTTCGGTTTGTGTCGTCCCGCAGGAAAAGAGACACCAGGACCGAGCCCTGGCCATTTACAAGCAGGTCCTACGGAACGATTCCAAGAACCTCTACGCGGCCAACGGCATAGGTGAGTTAGCCCCGCATCCTGTCGGCCCTGCCCCAGAGGGCTACCTCCGTGGTAGAAGCTGCTGTTGTGCTCCAGCCGGCCTGTGGTCCCAGTGtatctcccccccgcccccaggcGCCGTGCTGGCCCACAAGGGCTACTACCGCGAGGCCCGCGACGTCTTCGCCCAGGTGAGGGAGGCCACGGCGGACATCAGCGACGTGTGGCTCAACCTGGCTCACATCTACGTGGAGCAGAAGCAGTACATCAGCGCCGTGCAGATGGTGAGACGGTCCACGGGCTCAGCGATTTGCACCCTCCAGGAGAAACAAGGACGTTTTCGTATCACAGTCAAATGTGTtcgtcttcttttttttttgtggtgcTGTCTTGTAGTATGAGAACTGTCTGAAGAAGTTCTACAAGCATCAGAACACGGAGGTGCTTCTGTACCTGGCCCGGGCTCTCTTTAAATGTGGGAAACTGCAAGAGTGCAAGCACACCCTGCTGAAGGTAAGAGCAGGCATTCACATGGAGGGCTCCCCCTGTTCTCTGCAGCGACCGCCAAGCACACCCTGGTTAAAGTTCAGCACCGTGCGTGCTTTTAGCCCAGTTTGAGCGTGTGTGATTGGACTtgggctgactgtgtgtgtgtgtttccaggctcGTCACGTGGCCCCCAGTGACACGGTGCTGATGTTCAACGTAGCGCTGGTGCTGCAGAGGCTGGCCACGCTGGTGCTGAAGGACGAGAAGAGCAACCTGAAGGCCGTCCTCAGCGCTGTCAAAGAGCTGGAGCTGGCCCACCGGTACGAGCTGCCCCGCTCTGGCCCCCCCGCTCTGGCACCCTGCCCCCTGCTCTGGCACCTTGCTGCCCACagtcccaccccctctcccctcctcacacctctctctctctccctgcatccacAGGTATTTCAGCTACCTCAGCAAGGCTGGAGACAAGATGAGGTTCGACCTGGCGCTCGCCTCAACAGAAGCCAGGTCCGTTTTGAACTCCTCATAATCCCCCTCGGATCTTTGAGGGATTTGGAAGAGGATGCGCCTGCCCGCACTAACACAAGCCTGGCTCACGATCTGTATTAGTGTTATACTGGGTGTAGGCAGTTTTACTATGTCtccgaaagaaagaaaaaagatatGGTTGTAAGCGTGACTGTGTTGGGAAGGGGCTTGTcagtaagctgtgtgtgtgtgtgtgaggcaggcagTGCTCTGACCTGCTGAGCCAGGCCCAGTACCACGTGGCGCGGGCCAGGaagcaggatgaggaggagaaggagatgcgagcgaagcaggagcaggagagagacctgcTGCGCCAGCAGATTATGAAGGAGCAGGTCagtaggatggaggagggggggagaccgaCCCTCGTTGTTATATTCTAATGAGTCATACAGTAAGAGCGACGCAGAAGGGTTTGTTCGTTTTTACAGAACGCACAGTTGTTTGACGGAAAACTGCTCATTTTCAAATCATTTTCTTGATTGATGTTGTAGTGACTTTGAGCTGTTTTgagaatatatatttataatccCTTTATattatgacccccccccccccctgtaatgGCACGGTCTTCACTGTGGTCTTTCCCCCTCTGGCTGCGTTCCAGGAGGACAAGAGAACCaaggtggtggaggagcagaagaagcTGCTGGAACAGAGGGCCATGTACGTGGAGAAGACCAAGAACCTGCTGTCCTTCGCTGAGGGGATGAAGGAGCCggccaaggagaagaagaagggcaGGGTGAGCGGAGAGGTGGAGCTGGGGGGTCACGGGATCCATGGGTCTGTAGCGGAGAGGTGGAGCTGGGGGGTCACGGGATCCATGGGTCTGTAGCGGAGAGGTGGAGCTGGGGGGTCACAGGATCCATGGGTCTGTAGCGGAGAGGTGGAGCTGGGGGGTCACAGGATCCATGGGTCTGTAGCGGAGAGGTGGAGCTAGGCTAACAGCAGGATGTCCATCAGGtggactgtggtggatgacCAGGGTTTTAACCCTGGCATGGTTTTGTCTCATGCTCCCCAGCGTAAGAAgggaggggactttgatgagttTGTCAACGACGATTCGGACGAGGACCTGCCCctcaagaggaagaagaagaggagaggcagcggcagcgaggacggggaggagggcgaggacggGAAGTCCCgcaagaagaggagaaggtgagTCTTGTCGTTTTAGcacaggtgtgaggggggggggggggagggagtaagAGGGGCGTGAGTtacgacctttgacctttgtcTTCCAGACCTGCCAAAGGAGGCGATGATGGCAGTGATGATGAAGAGGGCGGCTCCCGACCCAAGAAGCAGCGTAAACCCAGAGGGGGCAAGAAGATGGAAAGGGTCAGGGTTCACTTTTGTTTCCCTCCTCATTTTCCTTTCAATGCAAGTTTGGAAGCTTTGAAACCGAAACGGTTTTCGATCGGGTTTGATCCCCCGAGATTTaacgtgtttgtgtttttgcgcAGGCCAAGCCAGAGCGCATGCCACCCTCCCTCAAGGGGAAGATCAAGTCAAAGGCCATCATATCCTCTTCCGACTCCTCGGATGAGGACGGGCTGAAGATAGCTGAGGACAGGTACGTACAGAAACACAAGTTCTACAGGAACGTTACCTGGGAAACGCTGGAATAGTGCTTGATCATTGTTGCCGTGCCCTGCTCTGTTTGTCTATCCAGGAACCCCAGAGACAGTGGTTCTGGTTCCGAGGATGAGGCTGGACACAGGAAGCGGCTGGGGTCCGACAGCGAATCGGACGGGGGCCGCGACCGCTCCGGTAGCGAGGCGGGAAGCCCCCAGCAGCGCTCCGGAGGCTCCGGCGATTCCGGGAGCGACCGCccggtgaagaggaggagagcgcaGCAGCAGTCCGACTCGGAGCAGTCCGACAACGAGAGCAAGAGGAGCCGCTCCAACGTCTCAGAGGACGAGTCTCGGGCCGGCTCCCCCGCCCCGGCCTCAGACAGAGGCTCAGGCAGAGGCTCGGACAGAGGCTCCGAGGCGGGCTCAGACAACGAGGGCTCCCCGCGTCGCTCCGACAACGCCTCAGAACCCGAGGGTTCTAACAACGGGGGCTCCAACCGCGGCTCCAACCGCGGCTCCGACGACGACAGCGACTGAGCCTGACTCTGAACAAACAGACTCTTACATCACATGAAAATATGTCCCTTTGACATGGATTTTTGTAGAGGCTCTTTTATTTTCTGTCTTGATTTGCGTCTAAAAGAAGCACAGAATTGTTGACGGGGTTGTCTTAGCTAGTATATGGTTGTCGGGCTGTGAAAAAGGTCTAACGTCGATTGCTGTACCTTTTTATATCCTCTTATGTTGTTGATGGCGACGGACAATTTGATTGTTAAAAGTGAAAGTCTTGAGGATGTAACCCCTATTTTGTATTTGACATCATTTGAAAAGAACATTGAGAAAACAGCCCCAGATATGAGTTAAATGTATATAATAAACACTGAAAAATGTCTGACAGTTAGTACTTGTCATTTTAAGAAAACAGTCATGCCAAATGTCCTCTATGGAACTCTTATGGACAGGCACTACTGAGTAATTGGACAGCAAGCTTCGAGGTTGCGGTTATTAAAGTCATGCTTTATTTTTAGACTTGATACATATCCAGAGGCTTAGAACACACTGCCCCCATTCCAGAGGTGCCACAGTGGGATGGACCAAGCACACACAGGCTTGTGAACGCTCCTCAGCACTAAGAGCAATGTCCAGACCCCTGAATAGACGGCACAACTCCAGACAACACCAGTTGAGTAAAAGACATTAAATGCTCTTAACTGCTCCTCACAGATACATGCTGATGTGCTGTGGCACTACAGCCATAGCTGGAAAGAACTTAGACAAGACAGTCCTTCCACAACCTGGGTCTAGTGGGGCTGAATCATAAAGCAGAAGTCATAATAGCATATTCTCAGTATGGTGAGCTGAATAATGGCTTGCTTTAACAGGAACACATTCCTGAAACAAAAGCCAAAAACAGCACTCTTCCATGGCAACCTGAGGGAATAGGAATTCCTGCTGGACATGCCTCGAAAACAAGTACAGAAAAACTGAACATTTGTCACTGGAGCTGGGAGATTAAAGTCTAAAGAGCTTTATCTTACTACCTAAGACAATTATCGTTAGTTCCTACTTGGACAGTACATTTAATAACCCTTATTCAGTGGCTTGGTAAGAGATGACCATTGGAAAAAATAGACTTGTGTTTAACTTTATTGAAAGTTAAGCAATAGTGGTACACTGACATTCTTAGCACTTACAGTAACACTTGTATATATAAAGTTTCATTGTACAGATTCAGACCTCGTGATTTCATCAAATGGAGTTAAAATGGGAGATTACTTTGTATCATGATAAACTAAATCAATAAATATCTAGATTAGACAAATATGGCAAACAGGCTTCAAATTTACGCACGAGGTATGGCCGCATGGTGGAAAAGTAATAAATTCAAATCTCAAACTTTTGTCCCTATTAAGACCAGTTAAAAAAAACAGTTGAACTTGTAAGCACCTATGTTGAAAACAGTTGCAACTGAGCATGCTGTGATGCCAAGGAATTCAAGTATCACAAAGTTTGACAGATACAAGGGGAGTATCAGGGATATACAGCAACAAAGGTCGAGAAACTAACAAGGCCGCATCATTTCATATCTCCCAGCAGATGTTACCATACATCTACAAAAAGCACTTAAAAAAGGgcaaattttatttattttacaatcAGGGTTATGTTGTGCAAGTAAACCAGGTATTTTTTGTTTATTACAGACTTGTGCATCAGTCCAGACTCATCTATGCATGTTCATCTGAAATGGGACATGAAGTAATTCAACTCTAGCACATGATGCCCATAACAAGGAGGTAGAAACACAAGCAATAACTATTAAAGTTATGGTAACCAATGATTACAGTTAAGGGTTCTTTGTAACAATCAAAGGGATGAGTGTGAATAT harbors:
- the ctr9 gene encoding RNA polymerase-associated protein CTR9 homolog, translated to MSRGSIEIPLRDTDEVIELDFDQLPEGDEVISILKQEHTQLHIWIALALEYYKQGKTEDFVKLLEAARIDGNLDYRDHEKDQMTCLDTLAAYYVQQARKEKNKDAKKELITQATLLYTMADKIIMYDQNHLLGRACFCLLEGDKMDQADAQFHFVLNQSTNNIPALLGKACISFNKKDYRGALAYYKKALRTNPGCPAEVRLGMGHCFVKLNKLEKARLAFGRALELNSKCVGALVGLAVLELNSKEADSIKNGVQLLSRAYTIDPSNPMVLNHLANHFFFKKDYSKVQHLALHAFHNTEVEAMQAESCYQLARSFHVQEDYDQAFQYYYQATQFASSTFVLPFFGLGQMYVYRRDKENAAQCFEKVLKAYPNNYETMKILGSLYATSDDQEKRDIAKGHLKKVTEQYPDDVEAWIELAQILEQTDIQGALSAYGTATRILQEKVQADVPPEILNNLGALHFRLGNLGEAKKYFLASLERAKAEGEHDEHYYNAISVTTSYNLARLYEAMCEFQEAEKLYKNILREHPNYVDCYLRLGAMARDKGNFYEASDWFKEALQINQDHPDAWSLIGNLHLAKQEWGPGQKKFERILKQPSTQNDTYSMLALGNVWLQTLHQPTRDREKEKRHQDRALAIYKQVLRNDSKNLYAANGIGAVLAHKGYYREARDVFAQVREATADISDVWLNLAHIYVEQKQYISAVQMYENCLKKFYKHQNTEVLLYLARALFKCGKLQECKHTLLKARHVAPSDTVLMFNVALVLQRLATLVLKDEKSNLKAVLSAVKELELAHRYFSYLSKAGDKMRFDLALASTEARQCSDLLSQAQYHVARARKQDEEEKEMRAKQEQERDLLRQQIMKEQEDKRTKVVEEQKKLLEQRAMYVEKTKNLLSFAEGMKEPAKEKKKGRRKKGGDFDEFVNDDSDEDLPLKRKKKRRGSGSEDGEEGEDGKSRKKRRRPAKGGDDGSDDEEGGSRPKKQRKPRGGKKMERAKPERMPPSLKGKIKSKAIISSSDSSDEDGLKIAEDRNPRDSGSGSEDEAGHRKRLGSDSESDGGRDRSGSEAGSPQQRSGGSGDSGSDRPVKRRRAQQQSDSEQSDNESKRSRSNVSEDESRAGSPAPASDRGSGRGSDRGSEAGSDNEGSPRRSDNASEPEGSNNGGSNRGSNRGSDDDSD